One Gambusia affinis linkage group LG15, SWU_Gaff_1.0, whole genome shotgun sequence genomic window carries:
- the zgc:165604 gene encoding immunoglobulin superfamily member 11: protein MASPVRWILWTLLVCFAALQNAALRVTMRESSLEAVRGDSVLLPCSFFTSSDFSRLNVIWTLAPFSSPGSPVQVIVYDHGQVIKNPSLIGRVDFTGLPFSADIMLNETRVSDGGIYRCMVNNPPDTADPGVGELLLSVLEPPSLPVCEWDGAVDVGGSVRLSCSVEEGAPTPEIRWEKVNPEEISLPINMEGELSGSVQIVNVSSQTSGLYRCSATNVLGTENCYINLAIYNSEAAPGGPSGVLPGVLLTLVMASVLLALLVIILWLHRTGQDGRSSRRRRRRHRKAEEEECYNEIRYTPSLMKRSFV from the exons ATGGCTTCTCCTGTAAGGTGGATTCTCTGGACTttgcttgtgtgttttgcagCTTTGCAGAACG CTGCTCTCAGGGTAACCATGAGGGAATCCAGTCTGGAGGCGGTTCGAGGTGATTCCGTCCTCCTGCCCTGCTCCTTTTTCACCTCCTCTGATTTCTCCAGACTTAATGTGATCTGGACTCTGGCTCCGTTCTCCAGCCCAGGGAGCCCAGTGCAG GTGATCGTGTATGACCACGGTCAGGTGATTAAGAACCCCTCCCTGATTGGCCGAGTGGATTTTACAG GTCTTCCATTCAGTGCAGACATTATGCTAAATGAAACACGAGTCTCGGACGGCGGGATTTATCGCTGCATGGTCAACAACCCGCCAGACACGGCGGACCCTGGCGTGggagagctgctgctcagcGTGCTGG AGCCACCTTCACTGCCTGTGTGCGAGTGGGACGGAGCGGTGGACGTAGGCGGAAGCGTGAGGCTGTCCTGCTCCGTGGAAGAGGGCGCCCCCACCCCAGAAATCCGCTGGGAGAAAGTGAACCCTGAGGAAATTTCACTTCCAATCAACATGGAGG GTGAGCTGTCCGGCTCAGTCCAGATTGTCAACGTGTCGTCTCAGACGTCCGGCTTGTACCGCTGCTCGGCCACCAACGTCCTGGGAACGGAAAACTGCTACATCAACTTGGCCATTTACAACAGCGAGG CGGCTCCAGGCGGGCCCTCAGGCGTCCTGCCGGGCGTGCTGCTCACTCTGGTGATGGCTTCGGTGCTGCTGGCTCTGCTGGTCATCATCCTGTGGCTGCATCGCACGGGGCAGGAcgggaggagcagcaggaggaggaggaggaggcacaggaaggcagaggaagaggagtgttACAACGAGATACGCTACACGCCGTCCCTGATGAAGCGCTCCTTTGTCTGA